A window of the Bacillota bacterium genome harbors these coding sequences:
- the steA gene encoding putative cytokinetic ring protein SteA, whose translation MAIRGRVRADRRTKNLIQRLQPNEIAIISHNGIDKLAAQGLIEARCKFVLNADTSLSTDYPNEGPLMLVEAGIPIIDNIGEEILSIPEGTEVIIKEDTVYVNDHLALTGDYLDDEKIKASMGTTKNQLGEVLRSFVDNTLSYARDEIELVTQKIEMPPLKTSFQGKHVLIVVRGYNYKEDLRAISSYIHELHPVLVGVDGGADALMEFGYRPDIVIGDMDSVSDAALSQAKEIVVHAYADGKAPGLERVNKMGLNAFVLPMAGTSEDVAMLLAYEKDASLIVAVGTHSNVLDFLEKGRRGMGSTFLVRLKVGSILIDAKGVSRLYRSRVKVRYLAQVIAAALIPFTAVVVISPPIRQLMKLVIIQFRMLLGI comes from the coding sequence ATGGCGATCAGGGGTCGGGTACGGGCTGACCGTCGTACTAAGAATCTAATTCAAAGGCTTCAACCAAACGAGATCGCGATCATTAGTCATAACGGAATCGACAAGCTTGCAGCGCAGGGGCTCATAGAGGCACGCTGCAAGTTTGTGCTTAACGCCGATACCTCGCTCTCAACCGATTACCCGAATGAAGGGCCGTTAATGCTGGTGGAAGCCGGGATCCCGATCATTGACAACATCGGTGAAGAAATATTATCTATACCGGAAGGAACAGAAGTAATAATTAAAGAAGATACCGTTTACGTTAACGACCACCTCGCATTAACCGGTGATTATCTGGATGACGAAAAGATCAAAGCGTCGATGGGGACGACAAAGAATCAACTGGGTGAGGTGCTCAGGTCTTTTGTTGACAACACACTGTCGTACGCCCGGGACGAGATTGAACTTGTAACTCAGAAGATTGAGATGCCGCCTCTGAAAACGAGCTTCCAGGGAAAACACGTTTTGATCGTGGTTCGAGGCTATAACTACAAGGAAGACCTGCGTGCGATAAGTTCCTATATTCATGAGCTGCACCCGGTTTTGGTAGGCGTCGACGGCGGGGCGGACGCCCTTATGGAGTTCGGCTACCGACCGGACATAGTAATCGGTGATATGGACAGCGTAAGTGATGCCGCCCTTAGTCAGGCAAAGGAAATTGTGGTTCACGCTTACGCCGACGGTAAAGCTCCCGGGCTTGAACGGGTAAACAAAATGGGTTTAAACGCGTTTGTACTGCCTATGGCGGGGACAAGCGAGGATGTTGCAATGCTGCTGGCTTATGAAAAAGACGCGAGCCTTATCGTTGCTGTCGGCACGCATTCCAACGTCCTGGATTTCCTGGAAAAGGGTAGACGGGGGATGGGGAGCACCTTTCTTGTGAGGCTGAAGGTCGGCTCGATACTGATTGACGCCAAAGGGGTTTCAAGGCTGTACCGGAGCAGGGTCAAAGTGCGCTACTTGGCGCAGGTAATCGCCGCCGCCCTCATACCTTTTACGGCCGTTGTGGTGATTTCTCCTCCCATACGTCAGCTTATGAAACTTGTTATCATCCAATTCCGTATGCTCTTGGGTATATAA
- a CDS encoding copper transporter codes for MIIDFRYHIITLVAVFLMLGLGILIGTTMVGSEAIVKQQVQLGDRLEKQLNSLRMENMKVQQRVDRVEAENKMLDLFAGQIVPFVTAGRLEGLRVAVFEIGNAASQEMLDNLKTAGAVVEPVITLTNGLNVTNYQEKLRQDFSWTEKKPEDLTAKLARELGRAIATGQNAALIDYLGSVGLVTYTGNYSIPVNTAIVIGGAEESEISRVSQVDLNLIDGLKQEGVTTAGVEETIDSGICIREYQKRKITTVDNIDTPIGRTALVLALAGQPGNYGTKPSAKGLIPPFPTGGAK; via the coding sequence ATGATTATCGACTTCCGCTACCATATCATTACGCTGGTTGCGGTTTTCTTAATGTTGGGCCTCGGAATTCTTATCGGAACAACGATGGTCGGCAGTGAGGCCATCGTCAAGCAGCAGGTACAGCTTGGAGACCGGCTTGAAAAACAACTGAACAGCCTTAGAATGGAAAATATGAAGGTCCAACAACGTGTCGACCGGGTGGAAGCGGAAAACAAGATGCTTGATCTTTTCGCGGGTCAAATAGTGCCCTTTGTCACCGCCGGACGCCTGGAAGGTCTCCGGGTCGCGGTTTTTGAAATTGGGAACGCGGCTTCGCAAGAGATGCTGGACAATTTAAAGACGGCCGGCGCCGTTGTGGAACCGGTCATAACCCTCACAAACGGGCTAAACGTAACCAACTATCAGGAAAAGCTCAGGCAGGATTTTAGCTGGACCGAAAAAAAACCTGAAGATTTAACGGCCAAACTTGCACGTGAACTTGGCCGGGCGATTGCTACAGGTCAGAACGCCGCTTTAATCGATTATTTAGGGTCGGTAGGTCTGGTTACTTATACTGGAAACTACAGCATTCCGGTTAATACCGCAATTGTAATAGGCGGTGCGGAAGAGTCGGAAATCAGCCGTGTGTCTCAAGTCGACTTAAATCTCATTGACGGACTCAAGCAAGAGGGTGTAACGACCGCGGGGGTGGAAGAAACAATTGACAGCGGCATATGTATTAGGGAATACCAAAAGCGGAAAATTACTACCGTGGACAATATCGACACACCGATAGGGCGCACGGCGCTGGTGTTGGCGCTTGCCGGCCAACCGGGAAACTACGGGACAAAACCATCCGCAAAAGGGCTCATCCCTCCTTTCCCGACAGGTGGTGCAAAGTGA
- a CDS encoding glycosyltransferase family 2 protein, translating to MKNKSKTVSVIIPAFNEAAQISETVTAVKAIPEVTQIVVVDDASSDETSTLAAKAGAEVVKLPANSGKGTAVNTGISVATGDVLLLLDADLGKSATYARDLVLPVLRGESDMTVACFPSPKKKGGFGLVRGLARSGIRYFTGLEMKAPLSGQRALSRDVLEVVKPFAGGFGVEVALTVKAVRKGFRVSEIAVPMRHRETGRDLKGFLHRGRQFRDVALTLTRLYFQCRRPDRVTG from the coding sequence ATGAAAAATAAATCCAAGACGGTATCGGTAATCATTCCTGCATTCAACGAAGCCGCTCAAATCAGCGAAACGGTGACGGCTGTTAAAGCTATACCCGAGGTTACCCAAATCGTTGTGGTAGACGACGCTTCGAGCGACGAGACATCAACACTTGCGGCGAAAGCAGGCGCCGAAGTGGTAAAGCTCCCCGCTAACAGCGGCAAAGGAACGGCCGTGAATACCGGGATCTCGGTCGCAACAGGGGACGTTTTACTGCTCTTGGATGCCGATTTGGGCAAAAGTGCAACGTACGCGCGCGACCTTGTTCTACCTGTGCTTAGAGGCGAGTCTGATATGACGGTGGCCTGCTTTCCCTCTCCGAAAAAAAAGGGGGGGTTCGGGCTGGTCCGCGGGCTTGCACGCAGCGGGATCCGTTATTTTACAGGTCTCGAAATGAAGGCGCCCCTATCGGGACAGCGGGCGCTTTCCCGGGATGTTCTTGAAGTGGTGAAACCGTTTGCGGGCGGGTTCGGGGTGGAGGTTGCGCTTACCGTAAAAGCCGTCCGAAAAGGGTTCCGTGTCTCAGAAATTGCGGTGCCGATGCGCCACCGTGAAACCGGGAGAGATCTTAAAGGTTTTTTGCATCGCGGCCGTCAATTCCGTGATGTGGCACTGACGCTTACCCGGCTTTACTTTCAATGTCGGCGGCCGGACAGGGTAACCGGATGA
- a CDS encoding 4Fe-4S dicluster domain-containing protein — MPQVIFNNDRCKGCELCISVCPKNIIALSKEIINVLGFHPAGVTDISVCTGCSFCSLICPDLAVTVLRKESTKRSVAIPSEE, encoded by the coding sequence GTGCCGCAAGTAATATTCAATAACGACCGATGTAAGGGGTGCGAACTCTGCATTAGTGTATGTCCCAAAAATATCATCGCCCTTTCTAAAGAAATCATCAACGTTCTCGGATTTCACCCCGCAGGTGTGACCGACATATCGGTTTGCACCGGATGCAGCTTTTGCTCTTTGATCTGTCCGGACCTTGCAGTAACCGTATTACGGAAGGAGTCTACCAAACGGTCGGTGGCCATTCCATCTGAAGAATGA
- a CDS encoding 3-methyl-2-oxobutanoate dehydrogenase subunit VorB yields MARVLMKGNEAFGEGAIRAGCKYFFGYPITPQSELPHYLAKRLPEIGGLYLQAESELASINMVYGAAAAGARVMTSSSGPGISLMQEGISYIACAELPCVIINVMRGGPGLGNIAPSQSDYFQATKGGGHGDYHLPVLAPASVQEIMDLMGLAFDLADKYRNPVMVMGDGILGQVMEPVELNSATEVSLIPKPWATTGTAGRETRNIVNSLYMEPEELEKVNLRLQEKYRLMEKGEKRWEEYRVEDAVVVLAAFGMVARIAKSVVDRMRSAGIPAGLIRPITLYPFPDEPFLKVLRTTKTFVVVEMNAGQMVEDVRLVVGYRRPVHFYGRTGGMLTTVAEVEARVREIWEGLK; encoded by the coding sequence ATGGCCAGAGTATTAATGAAAGGCAATGAAGCCTTCGGCGAAGGAGCTATAAGGGCGGGTTGCAAGTATTTCTTCGGTTATCCGATTACACCGCAGAGTGAACTGCCGCATTACCTGGCAAAACGCCTCCCGGAAATCGGCGGTCTATACCTTCAGGCCGAAAGCGAACTTGCATCCATCAATATGGTGTACGGCGCCGCTGCGGCAGGAGCGCGGGTTATGACCTCTTCTTCCGGCCCGGGAATCAGCCTGATGCAGGAAGGCATATCGTACATAGCTTGCGCCGAACTCCCCTGTGTGATAATAAACGTCATGCGGGGCGGTCCCGGTCTGGGGAATATTGCTCCTTCACAGTCGGATTATTTCCAGGCTACTAAAGGCGGAGGGCATGGTGATTACCACCTACCCGTACTTGCTCCTGCTTCGGTCCAGGAGATCATGGACCTGATGGGACTTGCCTTCGATCTGGCCGATAAGTACCGCAATCCGGTAATGGTAATGGGTGACGGCATTCTCGGGCAGGTGATGGAACCTGTAGAACTAAACTCGGCGACAGAGGTTTCTCTAATTCCTAAACCATGGGCGACCACCGGAACAGCCGGCCGGGAAACCCGAAATATCGTCAATTCTCTTTACATGGAGCCGGAGGAATTGGAGAAGGTCAACCTGCGCCTGCAGGAGAAATACCGCCTGATGGAAAAAGGAGAAAAGCGGTGGGAAGAGTACCGGGTTGAAGACGCCGTTGTCGTGCTTGCGGCGTTCGGCATGGTGGCGAGGATAGCCAAGTCTGTTGTCGACAGGATGAGGTCTGCCGGAATACCGGCAGGCTTAATACGACCCATAACGCTTTATCCGTTCCCCGATGAGCCGTTTCTCAAAGTGCTGCGCACGACGAAGACCTTTGTGGTGGTGGAAATGAACGCCGGACAAATGGTTGAGGACGTGCGACTTGTCGTCGGATACCGGCGTCCGGTACATTTTTACGGTCGTACCGGAGGAATGTTGACTACCGTGGCCGAGGTGGAGGCACGAGTCCGGGAGATATGGGAGGGGTTGAAGTAA
- a CDS encoding thiamine pyrophosphate-dependent enzyme: MAVSLNHTEGLTDNLFHYCPGCTHGIIHRLVAEALVELEVLDRTVGICPVGCAVFAYNYFNCDMIEAAHGRAPAVATGVKRVLPDRVVFTYQGDGDLAAIGTAEMVHVAARGEKITIIFVNNTVYGMTGGQMAPTTLVGQKTTTTPSGRDAGVAGFPVKVAEMLAPMEGAAYVSRVAVNSPKNIRLAKKAVLRAFRTQLKGLGLSLVEVLSTCPTNWGLSPPEALRWLKENMIPVYPLGEYKIPEGDT; this comes from the coding sequence ATGGCGGTTTCCTTGAATCACACCGAAGGACTGACGGATAACCTTTTTCATTACTGTCCGGGATGTACGCACGGAATCATCCACCGTCTTGTGGCCGAGGCCCTTGTGGAACTTGAGGTACTGGACCGGACCGTCGGGATATGCCCGGTGGGGTGCGCGGTGTTTGCTTATAATTATTTCAACTGCGATATGATCGAGGCCGCGCACGGCCGCGCCCCCGCAGTTGCCACCGGTGTAAAAAGGGTGTTACCGGACCGTGTCGTTTTCACCTACCAGGGAGACGGGGATCTCGCGGCTATCGGCACTGCGGAAATGGTTCACGTCGCCGCCCGGGGGGAAAAGATCACTATAATCTTTGTCAACAATACCGTATACGGCATGACCGGCGGCCAGATGGCGCCCACAACACTGGTGGGACAAAAGACTACCACAACACCTTCCGGTCGAGACGCCGGCGTTGCCGGTTTTCCTGTTAAGGTCGCGGAAATGCTTGCCCCAATGGAAGGAGCGGCGTATGTATCCCGCGTGGCAGTTAATTCTCCAAAAAATATACGGCTTGCTAAAAAGGCCGTCTTGCGGGCTTTCAGGACCCAATTAAAGGGGCTCGGCCTGTCGCTGGTCGAGGTCCTTTCGACCTGCCCGACCAACTGGGGACTCAGCCCGCCGGAAGCACTCCGCTGGCTTAAAGAGAATATGATCCCGGTTTATCCGCTCGGGGAATATAAAATACCGGAGGGGGATACTTAA